Proteins from a single region of Pyrus communis chromosome 6, drPyrComm1.1, whole genome shotgun sequence:
- the LOC137737773 gene encoding probable leucine-rich repeat receptor-like protein kinase At2g33170: MTKAFEVRRALELQFGSILLALALLASISEGLNNEGLCLLELKKTMQDGFDFLGNWNSSDQTPCGWMGVNCSSGYDPVVKGLDLSSLNLSGVLSPSIGGLVHLTSLDLSDNGFVGGIPKEIGNCWSLERIYLNNNKFTGQIPLEVGKLLNLTVLNLCNNRISGPIPDEIGNLSSLAEFVVYTNNITGSIPHSLGNLKNLVTFRAGQNAISGSLPAEIGRCESLQLLGLAQNSIGGELPKEFGMLQSLTDVVLWGNQVSGFIPKELGNCSSLETIALYQNNLVGPLPPEIGNLKSLRKLYIYRNGLNGTIPREFGNLSLASEIDFSENYLTGEIPSEISKIKGLTLLYLFQNQLTGVIPNELSGLGNLTKLDLSINNLRGPIPDGFQYLTQMYQLQLFDNSLSGSIPQGLGLHSRLWVVDLSDNLLTGRIPPYICRYSHLILLNLESNDLIGNIPAGVLNCKSLVQLRLVGNMLTGSFPSQLCSLPNLSAIELDQNKFTGPIPPEIRNCQKLQRLHISDNYFTSELPKEIGYLSQLVTFNTSSNLFTGRIPPEIVNCKMLQRLDLSRNRFMGALPNELGTLLQLELLRLSENNFTGNIPAELGNLSHLTELQMGANLFSGEIPPELGSISSLQIAMNLSFNNFSGRIPPALGNLNMLEFLLLNNNHLTGEIPSTFESLSSLLGCNFSYNDLTGPLPSIPLFQNMEISSFIGNKGLCGRPLGGCNVNSSPQSVPSLASGGTQRSKIVTVIAAAVGGVSLILIAVILYFMRHPGQRVPSLQDKDALSPDTDMYLPPKEGFMFQDLVEATNNFHESYVIGRGACGIVYKAVMRTGQTIAVKKLSSNRESNNIENSFQAEIKTLGNIRHRNIVKLYGFCYHQGSNLLLYEYMAKGSLGELLHGDSCSLDWPMRFMIALGAAEGLAYLHHDCKPKIVHRDIKSNNILLDENFEAHVGDFGLAKVIDMPYSKSMSAVAGSYGYIAPEYAYTMKVTEKCDIYSYGVVLLELLTGRTPVQSLDQGGDLVTWVRHYVQDHSLTSGILDSRLNLLDGLLVDHMLNVLKIALICTSMSPFDRPSIREVVLMLIESNEQDGDFPPSPTFNLPLKDATDPPLKDDSR; the protein is encoded by the exons ATGACGAAAGCATTTGAGGTGAGGAGGGCTTTGGAACTGCAGTTTGGGAGCATTTTACTTGCCTTAGCTCTACTTGCTTCTATTTCAGAGGGGTTGAATAATGAAGGGCTCTGCCTTTTAGAGCTGAAGAAAACTATGCAGgatggatttgattttttgggaAATTGGAACTCCTCTGATCAAACACCTTGCGGATGGATGGGTGTAAATTGCTCTTCCGGTTACGATCCAGTGGTCAAAGGTCTTGATTTGAGTTCCCTGAATCTTTCGGGAGTCCTCAGTCCTAGCATTGGTGGTTTGGTCCACCTAACTTCTCTTGATCTTTCAGACAATGGTTTCGTGGGAGGTATTCCTAAGGAGATAGGAAACTGTTGGAGTTTGGAAAGAATTTATCTGAACAATAACAAGTTCACTGGCCAAATACCTTTGGAAGTGGGTAAGCTGTTAAATTTAACAGTTTTGAACCTTTGTAATAACAGAATCAGTGGTCCGATTCCAGATGAGATTGGGAACTTGTCTTCACTGGCTGAGTTCGTGGTATACACCAACAATATTACTGGTTCAATACCTCATTCCCTTGGGAATCTCAAGAATCTGGTAACGTTTAGAGCTGGGCAGAATGCTATTTCTGGTAGCCTACCGGCCGAAATAGGTAGATGTGAGAGCTTGCAATTGCTTGGTCTCGCCCAAAATTCTATAGGAGGGGAATTGCCTAAGGAGTTTGGGATGCTTCAAAGCTTGACAGATGTGGTTCTGTGGGGTAACCAGGTATCAGGATTTATACCCAAGGAGCTTGGAAATTGCTCTAGCCTTGAGACTATTGCTTTGTATCAGAACAATCTTGTGGGGCCTTTACCTCCAGAAATTGGGAACCTCAAGTCATTGAGGAAATTGTACATTTACAGGAATGGCTTGAATGGAACCATTCCAAGGGAATTTGGAAATCTTTCTTTGGCATCTGAGATTGATTTCTCGGAGAACTATTTGACAGGTGAGATCCCATCAGAGATAAGTAAGATAAAAGGTCTAACCTTACTGTACCTGTTCCAGAACCAGCTTACGGGTGTGATTCCAAATGAACTGAGTGGCTTGGGGAACCTGACTAAGCTTGACCTTTCCATTAATAATCTCAGAGGTCCTATCCCCGATGGGTTTCAATATTTGACTCAAATGTACCAGTTACAACTGTTCGACAATTCTCTAAGCGGTAGCATACCGCAGGGGCTTGGACTTCACAGCCGACTGTGGGTAGTTGATTTATCCGATAACTTACTGACAGGAAGAATACCTCCATATATTTGTCGATATTCCCATCTAATTTTGTTGAACCTGGAGTCTAATGATCTGATCGGAAATATTCCGGCTGGAGTCTTGAACTGCAAGTCATTGGTGCAACTTCGTCTTGTTGGAAACATGCTTACTGGGAGCTTTCCTTCGCAACTATGCAGTTTGCCAAACCTTTCTGCAATTGAGTTGGATCAGAACAAATTCACTGGTCCAATTCCTCCAGAGATTAGGAACTGCCAAAAGTTGCAAAGGCTTCATATTTCAGACAACTACTTTACGTCTGAGTTGCCAAAGGAGATAGGATATCTGTCTCAACTGGTGACTTTCAACACGTCATCCAATTTGTTCACTGGGCGGATTCCACCAGAAATCGTTAACTGCAAGATGCTTCAACGACTTGATCTCAGTCGAAATAGGTTCATGGGTGCTTTGCCAAATGAGCTGGGAACACTTCTGCAACTAGAGCTTCTCAGGCTTTCAGAAAATAATTTCACGGGAAACATACCAGCAGAATTAGGAAACCTCTCCCATTTGACTGAGTTGCAGATGGGTGCCAACTTGTTTTCTGGTGAAATACCACCAGAATTGGGTTCTATTTCAAGCTTGCAGATTGCAATGAATCTGAGCTTTAATAATTTCAGTGGGAGAATACCGCCAGCTCTTGGAAATCTTAATATGCTTGAATTCCTCTTGCTCAATAACAACCATTTAACTGGTGAAATTCCTAGCACATTTGAGAGTCTGTCAAGCTTACTAGGGTgcaacttctcatacaatgacCTTACTGGACCTTTACCTTCCATCCCATTGTTTCAGAACATGGAGATTAGCAGCTTCATCGGTAACAAAGGGCTCTGTGGCAGACCGCTTGGTGGTTGCAATGTTAATTCATCTCCTCAATCTGTTCCATCTCTGGCAAGTGGGGGTACTCAACGCAGTAAAATTGTTACAGTAATTGCTGCTGCTGTGGGTGGCGTTTCTCTTATTCTAATTGCTGTTATCTTATATTTCATGAGACATCCAGGCCAGAGAGTTCCTTCCTTGCAAGATAAGGATGCTCTATCTCCAGATACGGATATGTACTTACCTCCAAAGGAGGGATTTATGTTCCAAGATCTAGTTGAGGCGACAAATAACTTTCATGAAAGCTATGTTATTGGAAGGGGAGCTTGTGGAATTGTGTATAAGGCGGTAATGCGAACTGGACAGACTATTGCTGTTAAGAAATTGTCATCTAACCGAGAGAGCAATAACATTGAAAACAGTTTTCAGGCCGAGATTAAGACCTTAGGAAATATAAGGCATCGGAATATTGTGAAGCTATATGGATTCTGCTATCACCAGGGTTCCAATCTACTTCTTTATGAGTACATGGCAAAGGGTAGCTTGGGTGAATTGCTTCATGGTGACTCTTGTAGCTTGGACTGGCCAATGCGTTTTATGATTGCTTTGGGAGCTGCCGAAGGTCTTGCTTATTTACATCATGACTGCAAACCGAAGATTGTCCACCGTGATATAAAGTCCAACAATATTTTGCTAGATGAGAACTTTGAAGCCCATGTTGGTGATTTTGGTTTGGCCAAAGTGATTGATATGCCTTATTCAAAATCAATGTCAGCAGTTGCAGGGTCGTATGGATATATTGCTCCTG AGTACGCATACACCATGAAGGTTACAGAAAAATGCGACATCTATAGCTATGGGGTTGTTCTGTTGGAGTTGCTAACTGGAAGAACTCCTGTCCAATCACTAGATCAAGGAGGCGACTTGGTCACCTGGGTGAGACACTATGTTCAAGACCATTCATTGACATCTGGGATACTCGATAGTCGGTTAAATCTTCTAGATGGACTTCTTGTTGATCACATGCTTAATGTCTTAAAAATTGCTTTGATATGCACAAGTATGTCCCCTTTTGACCGTCCATCGATTCGAGAAGTTGTCTTGATGCTTATTGAGTCGAATGAGCAAGATGGGGACTTTCCTCCGTCTCCAACTTTCAATCTTCCTTTGAAAGATGCAACGGATCCTCCTTTGAAAGATGATAGTCGGTGA
- the LOC137737010 gene encoding protein PAM71-homolog, chloroplastic-like, producing the protein MQGLGILHTPLAFNPSKKLTTLPSCPAPSTKPSLRCRQISRSASRKVQVQASNVSIGSGGYEDSEENKNRKIFPSDAPSNGSSEIEKPPVQIPYPLSVGLVLLGCALVFALIAFVKGGPSTLLAAIAKSGFTAAFSIIFVSEIGDKTFFIAALLAMQYDKALVLLGSTGALTLMTVLSVIIGRIFNSVPAQFQTTLPIGEYAAVTLLLFFGLKSIKDAWDLPSNDVKSGDKSSPELNEYTEAEELVKEKVSKRLTNPLEIVWKSFTLVFVAEWGDRSMLATIALGAAQSPWGVASGASAGHVLATSIAVLGGAFLANYISEKLVGYVGGGLFLVFAVATFFGVF; encoded by the exons atgcaGGGATTGGGGATTCTTCATACGCCATTGGCATTCAATCCAAGCAAGAAGCTGACAACTCTTCCAAGCTGTCCCGCCCCTTCCACAAAACCCTCAT TGAGGTGTAGACAGATATCGAGGTCCGCCAGCAGAAAAGTACAAGTCCAAGCATCTAATGTTAGTATCGGATCTGGAGGCTATGAAGACAGTGAGGAAAACAAGAACAGGAAAATCTTTCCCAGTGATGCACCCAGTAATGGTTCATCTGAAAT TGAGAAGCCTCCAGTTCAAATCCCTTATCCTCTCTCCGTGGGTCTTGTGCTGCTTGGGTGTGCTTTAGTTTTTGCTCTGATTGCATTTGTGAAAGGAGGACCTTCAACACTTTTAGCGGCAATCGCAAAATCAGGCTTTACAGCTGCATTTTCTATAATATTTGTTTCTGAAATTGGTGACAAG ACATTCTTTATTGCTGCACTCCTGGCCATGCAATATGACAAAGCACTG GTTCTGTTGGGTTCAACCGGTGCTCTTACACTTATGACAGTCCTGTCTGTCATTATTGGGCGAATATTTAACTCGGTCCCTGCTCAATTCCAGACAA CCTTGCCAATTGGAGAATATGCTGCTGTAACTCTTCTGCTATTCTTTGGTCTCAAATCAATAAAAGATGCATGGGACCTGCCATCCAATGATGTTAAAAGTGGTGATAAAAGCAGCCCTGAGCTTAATGAATACACCGAAGCTGAGGAGCTTGTGAAAGAGAAG GTGTCAAAGCGGCTCACTAATCCACTTGAAATTGTCTGGAAATCATTCACCCTTGTATTTGTTGCC GAATGGGGAGATCGCTCAATGCTCGCCACAATTGCTCTCGGTGCTGCACAG TCTCCATGGGGTGTGGCAAGTGGAGCCAGTGCTGGACACGTACTTGCGACATCTATCGCTGTTCTAGGAGGTGCATTTCTCGCCAATTACATTTCCGAAAAACTG GTTGGCTACGTGGGAGGTGGGTTGTTTCTAGTTTTTGCAGTAGCCACATTTTTCGGAGTTTTCTGA
- the LOC137737009 gene encoding beta-glucuronosyltransferase GlcAT14A-like isoform X2 — protein sequence MSSDPPPSTTLSQYLAMQNSTPSPPPQTPSPFLSSTPTTASSAAIPILSIKDPKALLSIIIVFSIFALLILLLSSSSSSSSSSSSSFSSSAASRHYRPDPFLFPNQQAHRIIYHDNNSSDPTPPSIAYLLSGSKGDLGRILRLLHAAYHPRNQYLLHLDRSASDSEREKLALRVQSLPIFRAAQNVHVIGKADFVYPTGSSAISFTLHGASILLRLSPNWDWFISLSVRDYPLITQDDLLHIMSFLPKDLNFVNHSSYIGWRESRRLRPIIVDPGLYLSEKTDMFYATQKRVLPNAYRLFTVTNLVCVPKKRKLSIFRGLKGAWKHIRTLEWKWKRDVTPISSEMARSLAQAGVDPYHSSIQHRRSYLNNLDGVNMQDP from the exons CACCCACCACCGCCTCCTCCGCTGCTATCCCCATCCTCTCAATCAAAGACCCCAAAGCCCTCCTCTCAATCATCATCGTCTTTTCCATTTTCGccctcctcatcctcctcctctcctcctcctcttcctcctcctcctcctcctcctcgtcaTTCTCCTCGTCCGCTGCCTCCCGCCATTATCGACCCGACCCATTTCTCTTCCCCAACCAGCAAGCCCACCGCATCATCTACCACGACAATAACTCCTCAGATCCCACGCCTCCCTCCATCGCCTACCTCTTGTCCGGGTCAAAAGGGGACTTGGGTCGGATCCTGAGACTTCTCCACGCCGCCTACCACCCCAGAAACCAGTATCTCCTCCACCTCGACCGCTCTGCCTCCGATTCCGAGAGGGAAAAGTTGGCTCTCAGAGTCCAATCACTGCCCATTTTCAGAGCTGCCCAGAATGTCCATGTCATTGGTAAGGCCGATTTTGTGTACCCAACTGGCTCTTCTGCTATCTCCTTTACGCTCCATGGCGCCTCGATACTGCTGCGTCTGTCGCCCAATTGGGATTGGTTTATCAGCCTCAGTGTTCGTGATTACCCACTAATCACACAAGATG ATCTTCTTCACATTATGTCATTCCTGCCGAAAGATCTAAACTTTGTGAACCATTCAAGTTATATCGGCTGGAGAGA GTCTAGGAGATTGAGACCGATAATTGTTGACCCGGGGCTTTATCTTTCGGAGAAAACTGACATGTTCTATGCTACACAGAAAAGGGTGTTGCCTAATGCTTACCGGTTGTTCACAG TGACGAATCTTGTATGTGTTCCTAAGAAAAGGAAGTTGTCCATTTTTCGGGGTCTCAAAGGGGCGTGGAAACACATAAGAACTCTTGAATGGAAATGGAAAAGAGATGTAACTCCAATTTCTTCGGAAATGGCAAGATCTTTGGCACAAGCAGGAGTTGACCCGTATCATTCTAGTATTCAACATAGAAGGAGCTACTTAAACAATCTTGATGGTGTAAATATGCAAGATCCTTAA
- the LOC137737009 gene encoding beta-glucuronosyltransferase GlcAT14A-like isoform X1, producing MSSDPPPSTTLSQYLAMQNSTPSPPPQTPSPFLSSTPTTASSAAIPILSIKDPKALLSIIIVFSIFALLILLLSSSSSSSSSSSSSFSSSAASRHYRPDPFLFPNQQAHRIIYHDNNSSDPTPPSIAYLLSGSKGDLGRILRLLHAAYHPRNQYLLHLDRSASDSEREKLALRVQSLPIFRAAQNVHVIGKADFVYPTGSSAISFTLHGASILLRLSPNWDWFISLSVRDYPLITQDDLLHIMSFLPKDLNFVNHSSYIGWRESRRLRPIIVDPGLYLSEKTDMFYATQKRVLPNAYRLFTGSSFTILSRNFIEFCVVGIENLPRTLLMYFSNTPSALSNYFPTILCNSQQFNKTIINHNLVYANSDTPPREKPQPISSTGYDAMIQHGAAFATGLQLDDPILDRVDREILKRRRGKIVPGGWCLGGFANDTCSVWGDADILRPSPRARILESLLVRLLSNGTFRSHQCIYE from the exons CACCCACCACCGCCTCCTCCGCTGCTATCCCCATCCTCTCAATCAAAGACCCCAAAGCCCTCCTCTCAATCATCATCGTCTTTTCCATTTTCGccctcctcatcctcctcctctcctcctcctcttcctcctcctcctcctcctcctcgtcaTTCTCCTCGTCCGCTGCCTCCCGCCATTATCGACCCGACCCATTTCTCTTCCCCAACCAGCAAGCCCACCGCATCATCTACCACGACAATAACTCCTCAGATCCCACGCCTCCCTCCATCGCCTACCTCTTGTCCGGGTCAAAAGGGGACTTGGGTCGGATCCTGAGACTTCTCCACGCCGCCTACCACCCCAGAAACCAGTATCTCCTCCACCTCGACCGCTCTGCCTCCGATTCCGAGAGGGAAAAGTTGGCTCTCAGAGTCCAATCACTGCCCATTTTCAGAGCTGCCCAGAATGTCCATGTCATTGGTAAGGCCGATTTTGTGTACCCAACTGGCTCTTCTGCTATCTCCTTTACGCTCCATGGCGCCTCGATACTGCTGCGTCTGTCGCCCAATTGGGATTGGTTTATCAGCCTCAGTGTTCGTGATTACCCACTAATCACACAAGATG ATCTTCTTCACATTATGTCATTCCTGCCGAAAGATCTAAACTTTGTGAACCATTCAAGTTATATCGGCTGGAGAGA GTCTAGGAGATTGAGACCGATAATTGTTGACCCGGGGCTTTATCTTTCGGAGAAAACTGACATGTTCTATGCTACACAGAAAAGGGTGTTGCCTAATGCTTACCGGTTGTTCACAG GTTCTTCTTTTACGATTCTAAGTcgtaatttcattgaattttgTGTTGTTGGTATTGAAAACCTGCCAAGGACTTTGTTGATGTACTTCTCAAACACACCTTCTGCTCTTTCGAATTACTTCCCCACCATTCTTTGCAACTCCCAGCAGTTCAATAAGACTATCATAAACCACAACTTAGTATATGCTAATTCGGACACACCCCCTAGAGAGAAGCCCCAGCCAATCAGTTCCACGGGTTATGATGCTATGATTCAGCATGGAGCGGCCTTTGCCACTGGACTTCAGTTAGACGATCCAATCCTTGACCGAGTGGATAGAGAAATTTTAAAACGCAGACGAGGAAAAATTGTTCCTGGAGGCTGGTGTTTAGGTGGATTTGCAAATGACACATGTTCAGTGTGGGGGGATGCTGATATTTTGAGGCCTAGTCCACGAGCAAGAATACTTGAGAGTCTTTTAGTCAGATTGCTCTCAAATGGCACATTCCGGTCTCATCAATGCATATACGAGTGA